The Podospora bellae-mahoneyi strain CBS 112042 chromosome 7, whole genome shotgun sequence genomic sequence GTATGCTCGGTTAGGGGTCTTTTTCTTACTACCTTATGTGCTGAATCTATCAAGAATTTTTCCCTCCAAACAAAACATGAAAAAGGGATGGATGCATGTAAgtttacctacctacctcgAAATCAACACATCGCCTTCTGCGCGGTTGTTGTTCCCAAGTTTGTCCTATCAAGAAAGGTGTGGTGTGTACACCAGTCAGGGGGGAACAAGAGtgccattgttgttgttggtgttgtctcTTTGTAtgatacacacacacacaagtcTCAAATGACATGGCCATTTCATTTCCCATTCATTCTAACCCCTAACATCAAACAAATCAtacaaccaaccaccaaccaccacccaccacccaccacccaccacccatcctaGATATCTATCCCCCTTCTAGATTAGTTACCTagtcaccttccccccccccacccacatCTACCCTttcaaaaaacaaaaacaaaaaaagagatcCCCTATTTCTTTCCAAAACGCCTGTTGGTAAAATACACGCTTGCTTCGCTTTCgctttcccccctttccacttACGCTTTCTCTTTCTTACCCCCCactccacccacccatccatcccatccatcccatccatccatcctctTTCTATTAGATGGGGTATCAAAATGCCCTTTTCCCGGTCCTTTCCTTACAAACATGCCcccacacacaacacatACACCTGGCACGGcgtagtagtagtagtatCGTCGTTCGGTTTGCTTGTCAGTCGCCTCGTTGTGCCGTTTAGACATCACAGACCCGCCCGCTTGGCATGGCaggttttgtttttgtaaTCAACCCTCTCAtttgaggagaggaggtttttTACGCAGCAACGCGCATGTCTGTCCCGCTGACCTTGACGACGCCGTTTTGTTGCTTGGCGGGGACCGTCAGAGGAACCGTCTTCCCGCGGGCCTTTTCCGTCAGGGCAATCATCTCCCTGAGCATGACCTCACGGGTTTCGCGGGCGAGTTCGTCGACATCGGCTGTGGTGAGACCGGCTGTGGGGATGGGATCGAGGACTGTGGTTGTGTCAGCCTGCTGCGGTGAAAAGTTCAAGAGGAAAATGAAACAAAACATACCCTTACACGGCACGCTCCCCGACTTGAAAACCATGTCCTTGAGGGAATACACATGGCTGTAGTTGGCCACAACCACTGGAACAATAGGCACCTGCGCCTGGACAGCCAAGTGGAAGGCGCCCTTCTTGAAGGGGAGCATGGTGGGCTCCTTGGTGTAGCTCCGGGTCCCCTCGGGGAACATGTACACGCTCTGCTTCCTCTTGGTTATCTGCTCGCCAGCTCCCTGCATCGCCTGTCGCGCATCCTTGGAGTTTTTGCGGTCGATGAAGACGGCGCCGCTCAGGGTCATGAACCAGCCCAAGAATGGGATCTTCTTGAGCTGAGTCTTGGCCGTGACGCTGCAGTACTGTGGGAACATGGTGCCCAGCATCAAGAGGTCGACTTCGGTCTGGTGGGGGCCGATGAAAACGGCGGGACGGACGGTGCCGAGGTGGTTCTTTGGGTCTTCAATGTCAAACTTGAGGCCTGTGCCGAGCAACATGCACAGCTTGAAGCACCGCCCAACCGCCCATTGTGAGAGACCGCGCTTGCCAATcaaagagagaaagacaGCAGCGCCGAGTCCGTATGCTGAGGCGATGAGGATCGAGATGTACATGGCCAGCGAGCGCGCCACGAACGCGGCTTTGGAGCTGACtaggccgaggaggtggaagaacATGATGAGGGCGGCGTAGTAGGCGAAGAAGTAGCCGGTGTATGTTATAATTGCCGCCATAGCTGGTGTTGAGAAGGAACGACGAAGGAGGGGCGGGGTTGAGCCCGAAGGAcggcgagggggaggaggggactCGGAAGGCCGACACGAGGGGATGCGCAGTCGCAAGGCTTTGAGTCGTTTTTCGGCTTGGATCCTGTGATGATGAATGGGCTTGCCGGACCGGTGCTCGAGCGGCGGGTGGCCGGAAAGTTTtgggggggacggggactGGCGATGTGGCGTCTGGATGGGGATGCTACAGGGCTAGTGGATGCTGAAGAGACAGGCGACCCCAGTCCAGGTGGTGTCGTTGTGCGTCGAGGGGTTTCTAAGCCAAACAATGGTGATTAAGGATATGGAATACTAAGAAACAAGCAATCATGGGCTCCGTGGCACCAAAAAGGTCTTGGTTAATGACTTTCGTTCTTCATGGCCCGGGCCGGCACTCGAAGTTGCAGCCCAATCAAATCAAAGCCAGAATGCACTGTGAGAGTGTGGGGTGTCCGAGGTTGAGGAATCGTTGAGGCTAAAATTTGCGGGACGTGGGGCAGGTGCCAGCAACCCTTGCAGCCCCTTGCAACCCTTGTGACCAGAAAACTTGGCAATCGCGGGGATATCGTGACAAGACTGAGGTCAAGCTTCACTTAAAAAACTCGGGTCTCGCCGCATCATCTGTCGGTTAGTTGGGCACAAACAAACATCATCCAACATGTGCATGTGTTGCTGAATAGTATTTGGTGTTTTCTATCCTCTCTTCATCACTGAATTGCTACAAGTCTCATCTCATGGCCACAGTGTCGTTTCACCTAACCCGCCCAAGTATCTTTTGTTGGGATCGTGCGGGGACGGGAACGGAGATACAAAAAATGTTTAAGTTGGAGAAAAGAAAGCATGTGATAATTCCCACCATATGATCATTCAACATCGCTAAACCTGCGACGACACCACCGTTGCGCGTACCTGCCGTTTGATCATCTGGTCATCGCCGAAATCATGGGAaagggttgttgtttgtgttgaCACCTCCACCTTTGTGTCCCGTCTGggcagaaggaggatggATTCAACCGACTCTCGAAGTCCAGCCAGCTCATACATGAGGATAATTCGACAGATGGAAACACTAGCCATGTACCGTCCCACGATGGATAGCGCATCCTCCACGCCCACGAAGATGGTGCTTGAAAAGATCAGGGTCCCGAAGATGATATGAAGGACGGTGGCCATGGATCCAACCCAGGCCGCGACCAAAAAGAGGTTGCTCTCTTGGAAGGTGAGGATCCGCACGTCATAGTCTTCCAAGGCACTCGGTATGGGCTCTGTCTTGAGAAGGCCGAGCAAGCGCCTGGGAATGCTTGAAATCCATGCGCCTGCCGGCGCGAGCCTCTCTCGAATATGAAAGGCCGACTCTTCCTTTCTCTTGGCTGCCTCTTCCTTTCTCTTGACTGCCTCTAGAACCTCTTTCTTTGGACCTCGCCAGCCGCAGACGCGGAGCCGCAGACCTATGGTGCCGAAAATGTATACGACCAGGCCTAGCAGTGCCCATATCGTTGGCCCGAAGGTGCGATTCGTCCACGGGGTGCATGTGGCCTTGACGCCGAGCTCCCAGTTGAGAGTAGCAATGTTGGCTATGGCAGCCAGGGCGATGATGTATTAGGCCATGGAGATGGACAGCTTGTAGTACCACATGCTTGGGCGCCACTGTGGGAGACCGCTCGGGTGGTCGTGGAGGATCTGGGCGGGATCATGGTATTCAAAGGCCCGGCTGAAGTACACGCTGGGCGATCCGGCGGCAAGCATGAGTGCGAGGAGAGGTCGCCGTGCTACATTCGCGAGCATGCTCATTTCCTCGGTCGAAGGACCCCTCACGGCGAGGACGGTGGGCATGACGCCGAGGAGAACCTGGGCTGCTGTCATGCCATTTTTGACATACTCGCTCGTGCTGTTCAGGACACATTGGATGACAGGCTGTGTCAACACAGTGTTGGCTCCATCCCCACCGAGAATTGTCACGTTCGACGGCAGATGTGTTGACAGTAAGTTATTGTCGGTATTGGGTCATGCAGTACTTCTGCTTAAGAGCTTCGAATATGTGGCCATGTTGGGGGTACCATTCGCGAAACTGGTTCGTGTTAGTGCCTCTCCACGCTGCGATGGGTTCGAAGTatgtgaagaggaggaaaaggataCACCGAGACGGTGCGGAGAGTCCACCCCTTGTGCGgttcttgatgttgatgttttgcTGATGATTGTAGTGACAAGAAGCTGACTAACTTGACAGAACGAAAACTGGAGTTACTTTGTTCCCTCAAGATATATAGCTGACTGAGGGCAAGACGGGGCCAACATTATGGCAAGGTTCTCGCGGGATTCCATCATGGGTGTTTCAGCCTCTCAGCGCTAGTTGTGCAAACTGTGGGTGGCTTTCAGGATGAATCGCGGTGATCCAACCAGTTGGTGGCCGTCTGCAGCCACGCCCTTATAAATATCCCATCTCCTCGTCTGGTCTTGTTCATAGCACACTGGAAGCAGGCAGGCAAGTTAGGGCTTCTGTAGAGGTCTAGTGGGCGTTGCTCAGCCATGACGGTGATACTCCTTCCTGGTGTCTTACACCCATATACATGGGTATGGGCGAGGCTCTGGGTTCGGGTACAATGTTAACGATGACACACTGAGCTTGGCCAAAGCCTGCCTGAAGCCAACTTCGAATATTACAGCCCCAATGTCGTGTTCTTAAGCGCCCTGTCATCATGAAGTTCATGATTGGCTTTTTGTTAGCCTCAGCTAAGATCATATAATCAATCCTTGTGAACACGATAAGGCTCAGATCAGCACGGGCGAGACTCCGAGACTTGCCCTTACAATAACAAATATTTACCAAGGTTAGTTTTTGGTCTTGAGAATAGTTCGAGGGTCAGTTTCTTTCAATACCTAACATGGAAACACAATACACACTGTACAGGTAGGTGTTCATGTCTCGGGAGACTCTACAATGAATGAAAACAAGATGTGGTCGTAGCGCCTCCTGCTGTTCTAGAAGCCCCACTAATTATGGCCTAGGCCAAGGGAGCCCTACCACATTAGCCATGGTTCATCCAACTGCTTGATTCGACGTCCACTGAACAACAAAGCTCACCAAAACATTCCGGATGGCCGCAGCAACACAGCAGCTTCCCGCCTACTTCACCAGCTACACAGCAGCATAGGTTCGAGCCTCTTGCATCAACAGCCTCTGGTCGCCCCTGGGCGCCAATGATGCTTCCGGTCCAGCGATAGCCCCTCCGATTCACCCCAAGCGCATGTCTGTCTCGGACAATCGAAGTCCCATCCCAGCTATCCTCACTATCGAGACATCCCCAAAGTCACAATGGCCGAATCCCGTCGCGGACACCCGAACCTATCCGTACGGCTGCCGCAGCCCGGCGCCTCGATCGCTCTACCCGATCTCCCTCCCGTCTCTGCTCTTTTTTTGATCGATTTCGACGTCAAGGCCGGCTACACCATCGTCTGGAAACGGGCCGTTCCCGGTCTCGAGCTCGAGGGCGCTGTCGAGTACAAGAGCTTGCCGTCGGGCTTGCACACCGTCACCGACGACCTCATCTACTTTGTCCACGATGCCAGCCACGCCGGGCTCAGCGCGTTTATCAACACTCCcaccgatgaggaggaaacACGTCATGCGCGCATGATTGCTGTGGGTGTCTTGGTGCCGCTAAGCTATGGCCGTCTGGGGAGGGCATGGCGCCATGCcgaggggttgaaggagatggcCAGCAAGCTGGTTCAGGATTGCAAGCAGACGCAAATACTGGAGGGGTACTGGGAGAGAAACGGCGCGCGCGAGACGTCGGCGCCGCAGCCATTGAAGGATGAACCTCTGGCCTCCCCCGCGCTTAGCTTTAGGGCTGTCCGTCCGCCGCTGGGGAGAGGCCATACTAGGAATAGGTCTGCTTCGGATGGCACCGCCCTGATACCTCCCGGACACAGGCTGTCGCCTTATCATCCGGCGTGGAGTTTGACGTCGTTGCTGGATACGTTTGGGCCGCTGATCTTTCCGGTTCATCGCGCCGCCCTGTTGCGCAAGCGCATCTTGATTTCTTGCCATGCACCGGTGCATGAAGTTTGCAATTTTGGTATGTTTACCGGGACACTCCTTGGTATTTGATGGCTGCTGACGAATCTTAGTGTATGCTATTTCTGTCTTGTCCAATATTCCCCTGTCCGTCTGCGACGTGATAGACCCATCAGCACCTGTACAGCGTTTACGACCTCTTTTTACCATCGGTGTGCATGATATCTCATATCTTATGGAACACCAGGCCGCTATGAAAAAGCGCCCTAATCAAGACGATCAACATTCTGATCCCTCCGAGGACTCTACCTCGGGCTGGGTAGCCTGCACCACAGACAGCATTCTCGCTATGAAGGGGGATCTCTGGGACATGCTGATCACCCTGCCCCCAGTCTACTCGAGCAACGCCAAGGAAAGGGCATGGCCAACAATCGAATGCCCCAAGGGCGTCCCGGTAAAGGCCACCCAGCGCGACCTCCGCCGTTTCCGCACTCTCCGAGCAGGCCTGGCGCACCTCGCCGCTGCAGCAGAAGCCTCTCACTCTGGgtcacaaccccaaccagAGGTGCAAACCCCAGACGaagcacccaccccctccacgcCAGCCATCCGCCTATCCAAACCCGCAgctacctcctcctcctactcGAGACCAGGGACATCAAGTGGCAGCCGCCCCCGCCAAGCAATGATCATATCCGACGAAGACGCCGACCAAATCGTCGAACCAACCACCTGGGCTGCGTTGGCCTACAACGGCTTCATGTGGTGGGCTTCGGCCGGTGAAAAAAGACACTCTGATGAAATCGATGAGCAAAGCCACGACGCCAGTCTGCTTGCTGATTTGGGGCCGCCCATGTCGCCTTCCATGACTGCCGTGCCGCAACGGAGGCCGAGTTTTGGGACGGCGGTTTCGGGGACAATGATTGATAGTTTGTCGTCCTTGACAGCAAGAAAACCGGGGGAGGacgcggaggaggatgatgagaaggcgGGGGTAGAGCTGGCGATTATTGCGTATTTCCACAGGTTGACGAcggggattttgagggtgttggccgAGATTGTGGActcgggggatgatgatgatttgatgAGTCTGGATTTGGATTATGGGGAGACacctgggggtgggggtggcggaagggaaggggagggggaggatgaaagTGGACGGTTGCTTGGGGGTGAGAGTGATGATTATCAGGAAGAGGGGTatgaagggaggggaggggggtgggtgagggtggatAGCGATGCGCTTGCGCagatggggttggatgtGTGGAGTCTGGGTGATGCTGAGTTTGtcagggaggtggtggggaggtattttgaggggaagagggcggcggtggtgacgaagggggtggaggtttgTGGGGTTAAGGTTTGTTGACaagatgagaagggggagatgtaTATACTTTGCATGGCGTTATGATTCGGGAACTGGGGGAATGGTAATTTAGGAAGTATGCATAGGGATATTGGTTTGGACTATTCAAATAACGAAGATGGGTGTTGCAAGGTGTGAGGCTTATCTCCGGTGATGTGCGAGTGAGCTAAgataaccctaacccagctTGTCTCCGGTGATGTTGTGTTGACGGCgctaaccctaacccagctTATCTCGGGGAGCTTGGACCTTCAGTTTTCACTTTCACCATCAAAAGCCATTCAAGGTTTATTCATTAGGTTTCTTTCAACACTAACTTGACCTACACGCTTTTGAAACAACCTCAGCCCttgcaccaccatccccccccccggcAAAatctcaccacccaccaagTTCAACTATTCAACTGAACTCTCTCTTGAAATCTTTGGGAAAAGAATTCACAActtcccatcacccccagaACCATTTCACAATGGCGGAACCAACAGCCATAATCGGCCCCCCCTTATTGGAGTCATCACTCGAACGTCTCTATCCGCTGAGGGAAATCCTCCAGCGGCTGCACCACCGCAACAAGAACCAGCATTTTTCGTCTAGGTGGTGGTCGGCGTTTGATATTTTGAGGAGGAACACGGGGAAACTGATCTCCGAAATCGAGGACTGTCTGAATTAtgccccttcaccaccatcgtcaGGCCAGTTGGCAAAGGGGAAAggcaaagggaagggggagaaaacgaggaagtgggaggagggggtggagagggtgctgaAACGGGTGAGGTtcatgaaggagggggttgtggtgaagggatgggtggggtttgggaggcTGGTGGGGGATAGGCAGTTTGCgcaggttgggttggggttggtgggggttttgggCGGGGTGAGTATGGTGCTTGGAGGGTTGGTGCCTGATatggatggggagatggagggaatggagggggtggagggggaaaaTGAGGGGGTAGAatatggggagggggaggtggatatAGGGGATGTGATACAGCgggaggatttgggggtAAAGGttcagagggaggaggtacTGCAGAGTGTGGAAGGGGATGTTGATACGGTACAaaagaggaaggtggtgatgagagggatgggtgaggaggggggggtggtgaaaaagaaaaagaaaatgagggttgctgttggggatgaATTCGATGATATTTTTGGCTCTTTTGAGAACCAGAAATACGCCAAGAAAAAGGCAGCCGAAAAGAGAGATACACCATCCAACGAGGTTAACTGccccaacaacgacagcGATAACACATCCCAACCATCAAAACCagtcagcaaaaagaagaagaagccagaCGATGAGTTCGACGACATCTTTGGTGGCCTAAGTGAGGAGACACCccccaagaaaaagaaaaagaaagcggCAGGAGACGAGTTTGATGATATTTTTGGTTATTTGGGGGAGGATAagccggagaagaagaagaagaagagaggggaTGAGTTTGATGATATCTTTggcgggttggggggtgagaAACCAAGGAagagggttggtgggagtggagtggtggagaagaaaaaaaagaagaagggggatgaGTTTGATGATATTTTTGCTGGATTTTAGGAGTGGGTGTGtagggagggagaaggagggagatCGGGAGACCGAAGGAAATGATACCCCCAACTGCTGGTTGGATGTAGTTTGTAGCTGACGTCTTGCACTGGGCTTGGTGACTGCATAGTTGGCTGTCTAGATATGTGGTAATATTAATTGGGTTCGATAGTCGGAAATGATCGAAATCGAGTCTTTCATCCTGTTGATAGCTGTATGATGCTGTCTCGGTCAAAAGCACTGTATTTAGCTCCACGCCAACATATTGTGAAGGTATGGGCACTAGTGATATTTTACATTTTTGTATATATAGTTGCAAGGTGAGATTATATATAGGAGGTCATTAATAAGATTCTATTATGTGATATACTAAGATATAAACCTCGGAGTTTGTTCTTCTTAAATTAATTACTTATATGAGGACGGTAGTAATATAGAATTCTAAAATAACAGATTTGAAACTAGATATATGGATGAAAGGATTTTGTAAAGATTATATACTTTCCTTATTCACGTCCTTATCGTTATATTTTACTACGATATTTAGCTTTTATCACTTAAATCAAACGTATTAtgtttaattattattaacctcccccttcaagtttaaatattttattgACTCTACTCTCCATAAATAATGAAAATACTACCTATCATTATTACTAAATTCCCTTATATCTCACAATCGCATATCTAACATAAAGTTTACATCCTTGATAGTCGTTAATATATAGATAAGTATTTATTTTCCAAAGCCAATTGAGCTTATTACCCATCTTTTTAAAGCCTTGcaactatctttaaaggcccTGTAGCTACCTTGTAGGGCCTATCAATAATATTCAAGGCCTACTCACTATCTTTAGAGGTATACTAGCTATCTTTAAAAGCCTTTATTCCTGTCGGTGATCTCTACTTCATGTTATTTTTTCTAGAAACGTAACAGCTTTAAAGGCCCATCCAGTCCCCAATTGGCATAGCACCCCACCCAATCAGTCCTCTAACGCTGGACGCTAAGTAGCCAGGTTCGACGATTCAGCTGGAAATTACTCGGACGTGGTTAACATACACCCCTCTGACAAACCACGAAAACTACTCCCAATCATAAAAActtccctcatcacccccgtTGTGATCATCATCGTTGGTGTCCGAGGTaaggtcatcatcatccctcgtcatctcctcccaatcttcgtcctcattctcctcctccaccaccacctcctccttcctctcctccccggcCGGAGGGGCTTAGCGGCGGGCAAGTCGGCCTCGGATGATTCTGTCATCACAAAAAAGTCAGTCCACCAGTCAGATTCACACAGCAGGAATACAACAATCAACTGACGATGGGAGCGGCGAGTTCCAGCCacatttttcttttgctttttttttttttaaaaaaaaaggagggcgTGAGGGAGCGGGCGAGGGGCGCGAGGGAGCGAGACTGAAGAAGTAGCAGGAAAGGAGTCAGGGCTTGCGGGTGCCGGGGAAGAGGGCCTGCGAGTGCGAGTAATGGTTGGCGGGCGGTGGTAGTCATGGCctgctggcggtgctgtTGCTACTATTGCTATTATTGTCGAGGTTAAAagaggggagagaagagaagagaagagaagagacgagaagagaagagctggaggagataGAGGGATTGAATACATATTAGCTGGGCGGCGCTAGAAACGTCATACTCAAAAGAGGGAAACAGCATCAACCGGGACCGATGAGAAAGTATGAGTGGTAAAGGAACAGACCAATGGGAGGAGGTACGTATACCAAGCACGGGGTGGGAGACGACCGTCAATGATTGGGTGGTTTTGACGTTGGGAAGTTGGAAGGCTGGAAGGCTCGCGACGAAGGCAACGCTAACATTGAGGTACGACGGGGGGTTGGACTGCTCAAGTATATCGCTCTTATCTTGGGAGGGCGCACACCAAGACCCCACAGGCATATCCATCTCTATGCAAGTTCCGACTTATGGTATCGACCGACCAAGCGACAATCCGATGTGGGGAAGTAGTGTTGATGTTCGGGTGGTTTCGACCTTCAGAAATTGAAAACGCTCGCGATGAAGGTAATGACAATATCGAGGTACGAAGGGAAGGGGACTGGAGTTTCCAGGATATCGTTCTTGACTTCGAGTAACGGACAGGCCGTGCGAAAAGAGACATTGGTTATCTGGAGCTGTAGCAGCTTAATGTGCCAGCGGATAGACATGTCGTACCTGACATTGAGTAGCAGGATGTGCGATGAGGGAGCGCTAGGTGCATATTGTGGTAGCTGGCTGGTGTAAATAGCCTGCGACGAGGTCTAGGATGCACGAGTCTTGCCGAGGTTCGCATGCGCAAGCATCCAAAATGCAATGTCAGAAAGAACACGACTCTAGTGACCGCCAGAGAAGGGACAGGCTGACTGACAGTGACTGACAGCGCAAGGATTCAGATGGTGAGGGCTCTTAAATGTCCCCCtgaaagtaaacaaacccctTCCATCTTGACCAAATGGTTGCCACGGTTACCCCTGAATCTGAGGAGACATGAATAAAGAAAGCGATGATCAATTGGAGTTTGGTGCAACCGAGTAAGATGATCCTTTGAAATTATGACTCTTGCCTACCTTCCAGCCTGTGACAAAAAATACGTacaccttcctcgccgcaATCTTCGATGTGCCGCATTGATCTACCGACGCGGCTGACTTCCATGGGACCGCGTGTCTGGGTTTGGAAAAGCAGAAGGCACGAGATAATTTGTCTATCCAGGTTGCAAAGAGACTGCTCAACCAGCTACTTAGCCACTTAGCTCTTTCATCATGGTTGTCTATACCGCATTCTTTCCACAGTTGGGTCCAACGTGTCGCGCATGCGCAACCTCGGCAGAACTTGTCCATCCCAGACCACGTCGTGAATGCGACTTAcatcaaccaaccaaccatcTTCCATCAGGCGCATCTGGGTCAGGTACGATACTTTTTTGAAAGAACCCAGCTTTGCATGTTTTCAACGGCCCAAGCATCCTTCAGTTTGTTCTTCCCATTGTCAAGAGTCGCGCCACTTAATTTCAGGTACGACACCTCTATCACCTGTCGCCAATGAAGCTGAGCTCTGCGTCAGCTGTCACATATTGCTCACCCACGATCTCCATATTCCACGGCCAATCCGTTGCTCAAAGCCAGGACGTATCTCTTAAATCTACAAGCCCCATCCTTTACTCGAAACGCCTCCCTTCGTGTTCGATGTCGTCGCTGCCCCCTCGTAAGCCTCTATCGCTTCCTAACGTCAAAGCCACCCAACCACGGACACTCTTCAACACCGTACTGGCGATCAGTCCATAAGGTAAGCAGAAAGCTGCGTAGAGATGGATGTAGAAATGGTTCTTGGTATGCGTCCAGCCAAGTCAAGAACGATATCCTCGACAGCCCTGGCCCCCCTCCGTGTTATATTTCGCCGTTTCCTTCGTCGTGAATCACCGCAACCACCAACATCTCGACACTTCCCCTACTGTGTCAGTAATCTCCTTCTACC encodes the following:
- the SLC1 gene encoding 1-acylglycerol-3-phosphate O-acyltransferase (EggNog:ENOG503NX4B; COG:I) — encoded protein: MAAIITYTGYFFAYYAALIMFFHLLGLVSSKAAFVARSLAMYISILIASAYGLGAAVFLSLIGKRGLSQWAVGRCFKLCMLLGTGLKFDIEDPKNHLGTVRPAVFIGPHQTEVDLLMLGTMFPQYCSVTAKTQLKKIPFLGWFMTLSGAVFIDRKNSKDARQAMQGAGEQITKRKQSVYMFPEGTRSYTKEPTMLPFKKGAFHLAVQAQVPIVPVVVANYSHVYSLKDMVFKSGSVPCKVLDPIPTAGLTTADVDELARETREVMLREMIALTEKARGKTVPLTVPAKQQNGVVKVSGTDMRVAA
- a CDS encoding hypothetical protein (EggNog:ENOG503P5QV), with translation MTAAQVLLGVMPTVLAVRGPSTEEMSMLANVARRPLLALMLAAGSPSVYFSRAFEYHDPAQILHDHPSANIATLNWELGVKATCTPWTNRTFGPTIWALLGLVVYIFGTIGLRLRVCGWRGPKKEVLEAVKRKEEAAKRKEESAFHIRERLAPAGAWISSIPRRLLGLLKTEPIPSALEDYDVRILTFQESNLFLVAAWVGSMATVLHIIFGTLIFSSTIFVGVEDALSIVGRYMASVSICRIILMYELAGLRESVESILLLPRRDTKVEVSTQTTTLSHDFGDDQMIKRQVRATVVSSQV
- a CDS encoding hypothetical protein (EggNog:ENOG503NVBH; BUSCO:EOG09263A3Y; COG:S), translated to MAESRRGHPNLSVRLPQPGASIALPDLPPVSALFLIDFDVKAGYTIVWKRAVPGLELEGAVEYKSLPSGLHTVTDDLIYFVHDASHAGLSAFINTPTDEEETRHARMIAVGVLVPLSYGRLGRAWRHAEGLKEMASKLVQDCKQTQILEGYWERNGARETSAPQPLKDEPLASPALSFRAVRPPLGRGHTRNRSASDGTALIPPGHRLSPYHPAWSLTSLLDTFGPLIFPVHRAALLRKRILISCHAPVHEVCNFVYAISVLSNIPLSVCDVIDPSAPVQRLRPLFTIGVHDISYLMEHQAAMKKRPNQDDQHSDPSEDSTSGWVACTTDSILAMKGDLWDMLITLPPVYSSNAKERAWPTIECPKGVPVKATQRDLRRFRTLRAGLAHLAAAAEASHSGSQPQPEVQTPDEAPTPSTPAIRLSKPAATSSSYSRPGTSSGSRPRQAMIISDEDADQIVEPTTWAALAYNGFMWWASAGEKRHSDEIDEQSHDASLLADLGPPMSPSMTAVPQRRPSFGTAVSGTMIDSLSSLTARKPGEDAEEDDEKAGVELAIIAYFHRLTTGILRVLAEIVDSGDDDDLMSLDLDYGETPGGGGGGREGEGEDESGRLLGGESDDYQEEGYEGRGGGWVRVDSDALAQMGLDVWSLGDAEFVREVVGRYFEGKRAAVVTKGVEVCGVKVC